The following coding sequences lie in one Vitis vinifera cultivar Pinot Noir 40024 chromosome 19, ASM3070453v1 genomic window:
- the LOC100262251 gene encoding gamma-glutamyl hydrolase 2 yields MPAHFLSSSPSSASTSSTASPADSSDMPKDAVSASSSSGRYSEIWNYLWVPLLLSVSKELTAAKAESTILLPSDVRLGSARSSPSCPAPDPKLNFRPVVGILTHPGDGASGRLNNDTNASYIAASYVKFVESAGARVIPLIYNEPLEILHEKLNLVNGVIFTGGWAKSGLYYTTVGEIFKKSLEKNDVGDHFPVLATCLGFELLTMIISKDIKILEEFSAADQASTLNFMKNTDIRGTVFQRFPPDLLRKLSTDCLVMQNHHYGISPERFQENTDLSSFFKILTTSTDEDDKVYVSTAQAHSYPVTAFQWHPEKNAFEWGLSRIPHSEDAVQVTQHVANFFISEARKSLNRPPARKVLDNLIYNYSPTYCGKAGKGYDEVYIFS; encoded by the exons ATGCCGGCTCATTTCCTCTCTAGCTCTCCCTCCTCCGCCTCCACCTCATCCACCGCATCGCCCGCCGATTCATCCGACATGCCAAAAGACGCCGTTTCAGCCTCCTCCTCCTCCGGCCGCTACTCCGAGATCTGGAACTACCTCTGGGTTCCTCTCTTGCTTTCCGTCTCTAAAGAGTTGACCGCTGCTAAAGCCGAGTCCACGATTCTGCTCCCGAGTGATGTCCGACTTGGGTCGGCTCGATCGTCTCCGAGTTGCCCGGCGCCTGATCCTAAGTTGAATTTCCGTCCGGTGGTCGGGATTTTGACTCATCCTGGCGACGGCGCCTCCGGCAGGCTTAACAATGATACAAACGCTTCGTACATTGCGGCGTCGTACGTGAAATTCGTTGAATCGGCTGGCGCTCGCGTTATTCCCCTAATTTATAACGAGCCTCTTGAGATTCTCCACGag AAGCTCAACCTGGTCAATGGAGTTATTTTTACCGGAGGATGGGCGAAAAGCGGTTTGTACTACACGACTGTTGGGGAGATTTTTAAG aaaagtttagAGAAGAATGATGTTGGGGACCACTTTCCTGTACTTGCCACCTGCTTGGGTTTCGAACTTTTAACAATGATCATCAGTAAG GACATAAAAATTCTTGAAGAATTTAGTGCAGCAGATCAAGCATCCACCCTCAATTTCATGAAAAACACAGATATTAGAGGAACGGTGTTTCAGAG GTTTCCTCCAGATTTACTGAGAAAATTGAGTACTGATTGTCTTGTCATGCAAAACCATCAT TATGGAATATCACCAGAAAGGTTCCAAGAGAATACTGATCTATCTAGTTTCTTTAAGATCTTAACTACTAGCACGGATGAAGATGATAAG GTATATGTCTCCACAGCACAAGCCCACAGCTATCCTGTGACTGCATTCCAATGGCATCCAGAG aaaaatgcatttgaaTGGGGGTTGTCGAGGATTCCACACTCTGAAGATGCAGTTCAAGTGACGCAACATGTTGCAAACTTTTTTATCAG TGAAGCTAGGAAATCTCTGAACAGGCCACCTGCTCGCAAAGTGCTTGACAATCTTATTTACAATTACAGTCCCACTTACTGTGGGAAGGCTGG GAAGGGATATGACGAAGTTTACATCTTCTCCTGA
- the LOC100257144 gene encoding septum-promoting GTP-binding protein 1 — MGGRRMAEATGKMTQLCRKIVRVNIRVRILDRVTIFQKFFRFIWDRIIVCSIGKPIRYHRLSRRSPPPSPSPETIESGLQSDDPSTAAGDSDSDLVSLKICVMGDCQIGKTSFLIKYVGDEQEKKCLEMTGLNLMDKTLIVQDARIAFSIWDVGGDHTSLTHVPIACKDAVAILFMFDLTSRCTLNSVIGWYSQARRWNQTAIPIMIGTKFDDFVKLPPDLQRPIVTQARGYARAMKATLFFSSATHNINVNKIFKFIMAKLFNLPWTVQRNLTIGEPIIDF; from the exons atgGGTGGGCGGAGAATGGCTGAGGCCACCGGAAAAATGACCCAACTCTGCCGGAAAATTGTGCGGGTCAATATTAGGGTTAGGATACTAGACAGAGTAACGATTTTTCAGAAGTTTTTTAGGTTCATTTGGGACAGAATTATCGTTTGCTCCATAGGGAAGCCAATTCGGTACCACCGGCTGTCCCGCCGCTCTCCTCCTCCATCGCCGTCGCCGGAGACGATCGAGTCCGGGTTGCAGTCGGATGACCCGTCGACAGCTGCCGGAGACAGCGATTCCGATTTAGTGAGCTTGAAGATATGCGTGATGGGGGATTGCCAAATTGGAAAAACCAGCTTCCTC ATTAAGTATGTAGGTgatgaacaagaaaaaaaatgtttagaaaTGACGGGATTGAATTTAATGGACAAAACATTAATCGTCCAAGACGCCCGAATTGCATTCAGCATATGGGATGTCGGAG gTGATCATACTTCACTTACTCATGTTCCAATCGCTTGCAAAGACGCAGTGGCGATCCTGTTCATGTTCGATCTTACCAGTCGATGTACACTAAACAG TGTAATTGGATGGTATAGCCAAGCAAGAAGGTGGAATCAG acGGCGATCCCGATCATGATTGGAAccaaatttgatgattttgtgaAACTTCCTCCGGACTTACAAAGGCCGATCGTGACCCAG GCAAGAGGATATGCCAGGGCTATGAAGGCAACACTCTTCTTCTCAAGTGCCACACACAACATAAATGTGaacaaaatcttcaaattcatCATGGCCAAGCTCTTCAATCTGCCATGGACTGTCCAAAGAAACTTAACCATCGGAGAACCCATCATAGACTTCTGA
- the LOC100267416 gene encoding uncharacterized protein LOC100267416 encodes MSRFRALCSHHFHALPKTPLHSTPILQRPISTSPQFEDQIPENKTQKGKKPLVDLFKEAVGLREKPESESEGEDRELKKRLRELEREVRRLKANAVTESETPKKKKELKKDGVLKEQTKPKTSSLYSLFSNGKNRDGKRGESGSLEKKEDEEEEPVVFKDLSEDMLLFVSHLHREGYFKDANFLPRSGLIYGAFDDSYSRAYIKFAAERFGKDNQEIAKWLSGSDLKKVALFGCPSLSRKSVFAAKRLRTFFRIQEELVCSKCVLKQSCKFVNQSVWKGDTKSLNLSVVMRLLTLYAMESMPPQLVLPDEVKASVGRLLKEVLRLSETVA; translated from the exons ATGTCTCGCTTCAGAGCCCTCTGTTCTCACCATTTCCACGCACTCCCCAAAACCCCTCTTCACTCCACTCCAATCCTTCAAAGACCCATATCAACATCCCCGCAATTTGAAGATCAAATCCCAGAGAACAAGACCCAGAAGGGGAAAAAGCCCCTGGTTGATCTCTTCAAAGAAGCCGTGGGACTGCGCGAAAAACCCGAAAGCGAAAGCGAGGGAGAAGACAGAGAGTTGAAAAAGAGATTGAGGGAATTGGAGAGGGAGGTGAGGAGACTAAAAGCCAATGCTGTGACTGAGAGCGAAActccaaagaagaagaaggagctGAAGAAAGATGGGGTTTTGAAGGAGCAAACCAAGCCCAAGACCAGTAGCCTGTATTCATTGTTTTCAAATGGGAAAAATAGAGATGGGAAACGTGGGGAATCCGGTTCTCTAGAGAAGAAGGAAGATGAAGAGGAGGAGCCAGTGGTTTTCAAAGACTTGTCAGAGGACATGTTGCTGTTTGTTAGTCATTTGCACAGGGAGGGCTACTTCAAGGATGCTAATTTCTTGCCAAGAAGTGGATTGATTTATGGGGCTTTTGATGATAGCTATTCTCGTGCCTATATAAAGTTTGCAGCAGAGAGATTTGGCAAGGATAACCAAGAAATTGCCAA ATGGTTGTCAGGCAGTGACTTGAAAAAGGTGGCCCTCTTTGGTTGTCCTTCCCTATCAAGAAAGAGTGTTTTTGCTGCCAAAAGATTGCGCACTTTCTTCAGAATTCAGGAAGAGTTA GTATGTAGTAAATGTGTCTTAAAGCAGTCATGCAAGTTTGTGAATCAGAGTGTATGGAAAGGCGATACCAAGAGTTTAAATTTGTCAGTTGTAATGAGACTTCTCACTCTGTATGCCATGGAGTCGATGCCTCCACAGCTGGTACTGCCCGACGAGGTAAAAGCTTCAGTCGGTCGACTACTGAAGGAGGTCCTGAGACTGAGTGAAACTGTTGCATGA